The Trichosurus vulpecula isolate mTriVul1 chromosome 9, mTriVul1.pri, whole genome shotgun sequence region TCATTCTGTACTTAGATGTTTATGTGACATTtcacctcctttctccttccttcttgccccccAAGTTCCTGGAAGGCAAAGAGTGTTTTAGTGTTGTCTTTGggtccccagggcctagcacagtgcttggcacaaggTAAGAGCTTAATCAATTCTTGCTGCACTAACTTACAGTGTAATTAGGAAGGCTAAGGGCTCCAGGCTTGGTGTTCTTCGGGTCATATCTGGCTTTGGGCTGTGCCTGGAGACAACTCCTGTTTATAGAGGACTGTATGATGGGGTGTATTTTTCCCAAAGACCTGCCTTTTGGGAGAGTCACACAGTGACTGAGCCAGCTTCCAGCTTCCTGGAACACCCAAAAAGCCCATAATGCTTCCTGTAATGtggttattttgattttttccatGGGAATGAGGGAGATATTATGCAACTATCagacacctctctctctctctctctctctctctctctctctctctctctgtctctctgtctctgtctcagtctctgtctctctctctccactgagaTTATCAAAAtagcagaactggaaaggaccccaAAGGCTGCCTAACCCAATtgcttcgttttacagatgaggggactgagtCCCTTAGAGGTGAACAGGCTTGTCTAGTTTCACCTCAGGATGTGGGGGCAGAGTCAGGGCTTTTGAGACCCAGCCCAATGATCTTGTCCTATCCTTGCAACTTCTGTTTTCACTTCCTGCCTAGTTCTCCAGCCTCTTTTCTGAATGGTCCTTCTTGGCCTGCTttgctattttttcccttcttctagcTCCTCAGTATGGATGCCCCTCAAGAATCATTCCTCAGTTGTCTCCTGTTTCTACAttccctccttttctgtttgcatCTTCTGTCATGGcttcaaataccacttctaggaagACAAACTCTCCCCTGGAATGTGGGTCCATGTCTGCCCTCCTTCTTCCCAGCCTATGTAGTCCTCAATTCCTATGTCTCTAAATGGTCTCTTCCAAAGTAGCTCTATGGAGGGCACCACCAGCTGTTCCCATTGCCTTTCATTGAAAGCCAAGCAAGTCTGATCAGTCCAGCTGCCATGTCATCTCTTGAATCtggccccttctctctgctcccatGGTTACCTCTgtaattcaggtcctcatctccTCTCATCTGGGATATTTTGAGAGCCACCAACTCCTCACTAGCCACTCTGCCTCCTTTCTCTTGCCTCTCCAAGACATCTTTTAGCTCCCTTTAATCAACAACTTTTTCAAGGGACAGGTCTGATCTCCTGGATCATCTTTGGTAGCTCCctatttattttatactgatTAAAATGATGActcatcctggcattcaaggctctatGAGGTCAGGCTCCAACCTTCCTTTCCAGTCATATttgatcatattcccttttgcaTACTCTATATACTTGCTGTTCTCCAATCCTGCTGGGGCATCTCTTGTCTCAGTGTATGTCTAGGACAGATTGCTCCTTGCCATTGCTTGTCCAAGTAGTTCTTCTGATGGACCAGTACAGACACTGCCTCTTCCATGGAACTTTCCCAGATACTTTCAGTTATAGAGGGCTGTATGATGTCTGATCTAATAATCTCCTCGAATCTGTCAGGAGGCTTTAatgttcttcctctcccccaacctcACTTATTCAAGCTTCTTTACATGTTTCATccctcctattagactgtaagcctcttgagggtaCCAACTACATCAATTTTATCTCAGTGGCTTGCAGGTACTTAgcagcaaatgtttgttgaaaggaATATCTTTCGGTAGCATCTTGGGGATAGGGATGTCAAGGTCAGAGCTCAAATGGGGAGACATTTAGCTTTCAAAGAGCAAAATCCAAATGATGGCCCCAGACTGAACATCTACCCTATGGCAGGATTCTAGATAAATCCCTGCTCTTGGTCCTGAGGGAGACATATTAAGAAATGTGGGTCATTCCTAACCCTGGAGCCAGGACTTTGTCAATGAAAGCATCGCTCCAAAGGTTAAGATCACAACTCCCCGATGCCTTTTCCTCTGGGGTGACTAATGGAGTTGGAAATCAGGGGGTTAGCATGTTTTAGAGATGGTCAGGAAGTGGTATGGTGGACCCAGGACCAGACAAGATGAGGCAAAACTCACCAGTTCCAGCTCAGGTTCCCAGTGGGGTCCAAATTCCAGTTGGAGGATGGTGGGGAGGATGGGCATTGCCGGAGTGCAGGCAACATGGCTTGGAGGTGACTGGGAAGGGCCTGGTGATGTGGTGGGTAAGACAGTGAATGCAGTCCTGGGAGAGTATCCAGGGACAGGCTGCAAAGAGACCTACttcactctgccctggtcagactactTTGCAATATTGTGTTCAGCTGGAAACAGTGTGGCATGGCAGCTAAAGAGCATGCTTCCAAGTCAGGACAGAAGGAAAGCAGCACTTATTGACCACCAaatatgtgctaagtgcttcacacaTTTTATCTCCTTGGAAGTTCAAGTCTCACTTGAGACCTATCTggatgtatgaccctaggcaagtcatcgTGCCTCTCACTGTTTTAAGCAACTATCTAAGCTGGTAAGTTGCAAGGTAGGTGTTGccatgcattggtagagagagtttcctctcCCAGAAATTCTCTAGACCAGCGAAGTGACAGGTCCAGTGCCCAGTCCTCTCTCTCTGGGTATTAGGACATTAAGAAGCTGGAgagtagggcagctagggggtgcagtgagtagagcaccggccctggagtcaggaggacctgagttcaaatcccacctcagccacttgacacaggtactagctgtgtgaccttggacaagtcacttaaccccaattgccctgccttaccccctccaaaaaaaaaaaagaagctggagAGTGTCAGGGTAGGTGACCAGTGAAAAGCCTTAAATCTGTGCTCTAGGAAGGCTGGTTGAAGAAATTGGCCTTATTTAGGCTAGAAAACAGAAGCTTAAGGGTGACATGTGAACTGTCTCTGAGCATTTGAAGGACTAGGATGTGAAGGATTCTGCTcagttctgcttggccccagagggcagagagtGGAGCAGTGGGTAGGAAGGTCTGATGTGAAGAAAAGCTGAGAACTGTGAAGATAGAGGTGGAGTTAGGGTTGGCGGCAGGTTCCCCCTCTGCAGAAGTAGTCAAGCAAAGACTGCATGGATGAGCATTTATCAGAATTCCTTTGCAGGGCTACTTCCTTTCTGAAGGGCAATGTCTAATGTTCCCATGGTTAATGTTCCACCTCAGGTTTTCCTGTTTACTAAACTATGCACACAGGATAGCAGAACATttgctccttaagggcagatgTAATTTTCCAAGTTTTTGTAACCTCTAACAAATGGTCtgagacaggtaggtggcactgtggatagagtgcctggcctggagtcagagagttactagctgtgtgaccctggccaagtcacttaaccctgtttgcctcagtttcctcacctgtaaaatgagctgcagaaggaaatggcaaaccaatccagtatcttggccaagaaaatcccaaatggagtcacaaagagttggacatgaccgaacaatAGGGCAAGAGTACCACATTCCAGTCCACACTCACCAGTAGAAGAGCTTAAAAGCAGGCTATAACCTTGCAGGGGAATTGTGGAAAGAACAGAAATCTGGGAGAAGTAAAGGAATTGAGGCCTAGCTGTCAAGTGTTGGAAACAGGCTCTTTCTCTCCTCATGTGAATTGGAAATTTTGGCAGCTTCCACAGGAGAAGGTTCTGTGGCTTCTTAGTGTCTTTGGAGCCTTGCACCCATTTGACGTTCAGTCaagccaagaagcatttattaggcaccaactGTGTGCTGTTGAGCCCTGAAGCTAAGAGAAAAGGCCAAGTCTGCCcaagggagctcacagtctgatgggcaGACTACATACAGAGGGCCAGGTAGACAGGAGATGGAAGGCTTTCTGAGAGGGCACTGGCAGCTCGGCCGGGAGAGCCGGGCCTTTGGTGGCCTCCTCAGGCTGTTCCATATGACGCATTCTTCTCTGCTTTCAGGTTTCCAAGTGTTCCGAAGAAATAAAGAAGTACATCGAGGCGCGCTGTGGCGAAGACCCACTGGTGAAGGGCATCCCGGAAGACAAGAATCCGTATAAGGAGAAAGCAGGCTGCACGCTCTCCTGAGCAGTTCCCCCGGGGTTCCAAGCAAGGCCAAGGCCAAGGCTCTACCCAGGCCTTGGACATATTCGCAAGTGTGTATTTCCCCGCGGCTTTGCTGGGAAACGCTAAAGCTCTGACACTATGATCGGGTGTCTCCAGAGGTAGATTCCGGAGGCCGTCCTCCACCCCCGCCCTTGGGCTGCAGGAAAGGATTTAGAACCCTCCACGTGGCTCTGACAACGCCCCGCCTTCACCTTCACTGCTCTTTTCCCCCAATAAAGCTCTGTCTCCCCTTTTCACTCCTCCCTCTCTGCCAAAGCCGGGCTTGGGTTCTCGTAGGCTGGGAGAGGAGAGGCAGTCAGGATGTTCCCTGAGCCTGGGGGGGTGGCTGCCTGCGGACCAGGGGGTAGATGCACTTTGTTCTGGGAGGAGCTGACTGGAGGGAGGTGGGTGGCACAGGTGGCCTGGCAGGAAGATGTTGGGAGCTGAAGCCCCGCCCCATGCTGGCCCAGTCCCTAGCCCGCTGGCCTCTCTGGTACTCCTGGGTTCAGTGAACCCTCCCTAGTATCTCCATACATCATGGCCCGCTGCTGCGCTGCGTTGGCTGGGCGCTGGCTGAGGAGCGCAGAGGCGGCCCAGTCCCTTTTTCTAGGGATCCCCAGGGGCATCCGCCGCAGCTCCTCTCATCACTCCTCCCCAGGGACTGCTCAGGAAGGCGGCAGCCTCAGCAGCGCAGACCCGCTGAGCTACACGGAGGAGCACCGTGCCCTACGGGCTTCCCTGCGGAAGGTAGCAGCGGCCACCAGTCCAAGGAGAGCCCCTACCAACTCCCGGAAGCGCCCCCCCTTcgccctcctcctttcttcttcctttcttgccCTTCCTTTGGTCATAGCTGAGGCCCTGAGCCCCCAGCCGGCTCTGGGAACCTGACAGGAGGGTCTCTGCTCAGCTGTAAACCGAGCCTGACTTGCCGGCTAACTCTGACCCTCTGGGGAATTCCCCCAAGGGAGCAGAAGCCAAGGCTGGAAGGACCCGTTACTGTGCTGAGTGCTACAATGCAGGCAGAGGCCTGACCTTCCCCTTACCAGGCTGGCTCTTTGGTCT contains the following coding sequences:
- the LOC118830789 gene encoding guanine nucleotide-binding protein G(I)/G(S)/G(O) subunit gamma-11-like, which encodes MPAVHVEDLSEKDKLKMEVAQLRKEAKLQRQQVSKCSEEIKKYIEARCGEDPLVKGIPEDKNPYKEKAGCTLS